Proteins from a genomic interval of Tautonia rosea:
- a CDS encoding glycosyltransferase family 4 protein: protein MRIALFTETFLPKIDGIVTRLTQTITHLKRAGDEVLVIAPAGAPKRFEGARVIGVPAVPFALYPELKLAITGKKIGTRLVKFEPDIVHVVNPAVLGACGVAHAIKRDRPLVASYHTHVPKYLKHYKLGALEGLCWKLIRSMHNKARLNLCTSTAMIDELNVRGFHNLALWPRAVDTDLFRPELKSDAMREELSGGQSDGPLLLYVGRLAAEKEIEQIRPVLKAMPEATLALVGDGPAREKLKRHFQGTRTRFIGYLRGERLASAFASADALLFPSRTETLGLVLLEAMAAGCPVVAARAGGIPDIVTDGLNGCLFDPADPDGLTRATRRLLESSSFRQSLHQNARLEAERWSWAAATDSLRSFYHSVLTGEPISPTSHHETSVPPAHSGP from the coding sequence ATGCGAATCGCGCTGTTCACCGAGACGTTTCTGCCGAAGATCGACGGAATCGTCACGCGACTGACACAGACCATCACCCACCTGAAACGGGCGGGAGACGAAGTGCTCGTCATCGCCCCGGCGGGTGCCCCGAAGCGATTCGAAGGTGCGCGGGTGATCGGCGTCCCGGCAGTCCCCTTTGCCCTCTATCCTGAGCTGAAACTCGCCATCACGGGCAAGAAAATCGGTACCAGGCTCGTGAAGTTCGAGCCGGACATCGTGCACGTGGTCAATCCCGCCGTGCTTGGTGCCTGTGGGGTCGCCCATGCCATCAAGCGGGACCGGCCTCTGGTGGCATCGTATCACACTCATGTGCCGAAATATCTGAAGCACTACAAGCTCGGAGCACTGGAAGGGCTTTGCTGGAAGCTGATCCGTTCCATGCACAACAAGGCCCGCCTGAATTTGTGTACGTCGACGGCCATGATTGACGAGCTGAATGTCCGAGGCTTTCATAATCTCGCGCTCTGGCCCAGAGCGGTCGATACTGACCTGTTTCGGCCGGAGTTGAAGTCAGACGCCATGCGGGAGGAACTCTCTGGCGGGCAATCGGACGGGCCGCTCTTGCTTTACGTGGGCCGACTCGCCGCTGAGAAAGAAATCGAACAGATTCGCCCCGTCCTGAAGGCCATGCCCGAAGCGACGCTAGCGCTCGTTGGCGATGGGCCAGCCCGGGAGAAACTGAAACGTCATTTTCAGGGAACCCGGACTCGTTTCATCGGCTATCTCAGGGGAGAACGCCTGGCCTCCGCCTTCGCTTCTGCCGATGCCCTGCTCTTCCCTTCTCGGACCGAGACGCTTGGCCTGGTGTTACTGGAAGCCATGGCCGCCGGTTGCCCGGTCGTCGCCGCCAGGGCCGGTGGCATCCCTGACATCGTGACCGATGGCCTCAACGGCTGTCTGTTCGACCCGGCCGATCCCGACGGCCTGACCCGAGCCACCCGGCGCTTGCTTGAATCGTCCTCATTTCGCCAAAGTCTGCATCAGAATGCGAGGTTGGAAGCCGAGCGATGGAGCTGGGCTGCCGCAACCGATTCCTTACGATCCTTTTATCATTCCGTGCTTACGGGTGAGCCGATCTCCCCCACTTCGCACCACGAAACGTCTGTGCCTCCGGCCCATTCTGGCCCTTGA
- a CDS encoding NAD-dependent epimerase/dehydratase family protein: protein MRVLVTGGDGYCGWATALHMANRGHEVAILDNLIRRHWDNQLRIETLTPIAPLQRRLERWEQLTGKPIELFVGDCCDYPFLSDAIRRFQPESIVHFGEQRSAPFSMISRERAVETQVNNVVGNLNILFAMRDIVPDCHLVKLGTMGEYGTPNIDIEEGYITIEHNGRKDTLPYPKQPGSFYHLSKVHDTHNIHFTCRIWGLRATDLNQGVVYGVITEETEMDELLINRLDYDGVFGTALNRFCIQAAIGHPLTVYGKGGQTRGFLDIRDTVRCIEIACNNPADAGEFRVYNQFTEQFSVGELAEKVKEAGAKLGLDVSIEHFENPRVEREEHYYNAKNTKLLDLGLQPHYLSDSLLDSLLNFAIKYRDRVDMKEILPKVSWKTGAAELASGVKVS from the coding sequence ATGCGCGTTCTCGTCACCGGTGGAGACGGTTACTGCGGTTGGGCCACTGCGCTGCACATGGCCAACCGCGGCCACGAAGTAGCCATCCTCGATAACTTGATCCGTCGGCACTGGGATAACCAGCTCCGGATCGAAACCTTAACGCCGATTGCTCCGCTCCAGCGGCGCCTCGAACGCTGGGAACAGCTGACCGGCAAGCCAATCGAGCTGTTCGTCGGCGATTGCTGCGACTATCCCTTTCTCTCCGACGCCATCCGCCGCTTCCAGCCCGAGTCCATCGTTCACTTCGGCGAGCAGCGCTCGGCTCCATTCTCCATGATCAGCCGCGAGCGGGCGGTGGAAACGCAAGTCAACAACGTCGTTGGCAACTTGAACATCCTCTTCGCGATGCGCGACATCGTGCCCGATTGCCATTTGGTCAAACTCGGCACAATGGGCGAATACGGCACGCCGAACATCGACATCGAGGAAGGGTATATCACGATCGAACACAACGGGCGCAAGGATACGCTCCCCTATCCCAAACAACCCGGCTCGTTCTATCACCTGAGCAAGGTTCACGACACCCATAATATCCACTTCACCTGCCGTATCTGGGGCCTCCGAGCAACGGACCTGAACCAGGGTGTCGTCTACGGCGTGATTACCGAAGAAACCGAGATGGATGAACTCCTCATCAACCGTCTCGACTATGATGGCGTCTTCGGTACCGCCTTGAACCGCTTCTGCATCCAGGCTGCCATCGGCCACCCGCTGACCGTCTATGGCAAAGGGGGCCAGACCCGCGGCTTCCTCGACATTCGAGACACCGTCCGCTGCATTGAGATCGCCTGCAACAACCCGGCCGACGCCGGCGAGTTCCGCGTCTACAACCAGTTCACCGAGCAATTCTCAGTCGGAGAACTGGCTGAAAAGGTGAAGGAAGCCGGGGCCAAACTCGGCCTCGACGTCTCCATTGAGCACTTCGAAAACCCCCGCGTCGAACGCGAGGAACACTACTACAACGCCAAGAACACCAAGCTTCTCGACCTCGGGCTTCAGCCGCACTACCTTTCCGATTCCTTACTCGACTCTCTCCTGAACTTCGCCATCAAGTATCGCGATCGGGTGGACATGAAGGAGATTCTCCCGAAAGTTTCCTGGAAGACGGGGGCGGCCGAACTCGCCTCGGGAGTGAAGGTCAGCTAA
- a CDS encoding response regulator transcription factor: MPVTAHKTILLVDDDPEIIDSMRTVLEGKGYRVLVARDGNAGLTVAEREEPDLIILDMMMPRKSGFLVLEKLRTRPEGLIPTIMITGNEGSRHRAYAEFLGVKDYIRKPFAMEKLLRSVDAILQGTESTGTAKTKSKS; this comes from the coding sequence ATGCCCGTAACCGCCCACAAGACGATTCTTCTGGTGGACGACGACCCCGAGATTATCGACTCGATGCGGACAGTCCTCGAGGGTAAGGGCTACCGGGTCCTCGTCGCCCGAGACGGCAATGCCGGCCTGACGGTAGCCGAACGGGAAGAACCGGACCTGATTATCCTAGACATGATGATGCCTCGAAAAAGCGGCTTCCTTGTTCTCGAAAAGCTTCGCACCCGCCCCGAAGGTCTGATCCCGACGATCATGATCACAGGCAACGAGGGAAGTCGACACCGAGCGTATGCCGAATTTCTCGGCGTCAAGGATTACATTCGGAAGCCGTTCGCCATGGAGAAACTGCTCCGCTCCGTTGATGCCATCCTCCAGGGCACAGAGAGCACCGGAACGGCCAAGACCAAGTCGAAAAGCTGA
- a CDS encoding PVC-type heme-binding CxxCH protein — MHQVARSRAIARALVIGLFVSVSWAGAGSRLAVAGDTDSLEQTVAPPSDEPTRAIAGFRIPDGASIRPWAAEPLLANPVAFAVDDQGRVYVAETFRLHEGVTDNRSHMYWLDDDLALTTVEGRVAMYRKHFDEATFQSYGVATDRLRLVVDSDGDGVADTSTVFADGFDDVAAGIGAGVIARDGDVWYTCIPDLWKLRDTTGDGVADVRESLHTGYGVHVAFLGHDLHGLVFGPDGKLYFSIGDRGLNVETKEGTRLELPHTGAVLRCDPDGSNLEIFATGLRNPQELAFDRFGNLFTVDNNSDGGDQARLIDIVEGGDSGWHMGWQYLTEPVARGPWNSENLWKPQSEGNDAAYLLPPLANFSDGPSGLAFNPGVAGLPGRYDDHFFLADFRGTPGNSGVRSFAVEANGASFKPVDQHQFLWSILATDVDFPPSGGMYVSDWIEGWGQPGKGRIYHLTFDDADEAVTAAVASLLTDGFDGRATDELIALLGHSDQRVRQRAQFALASRGTDVIKALEIPAVSGDEMTRLHAVWALGQLGWKSPSALTVVAGRLEDHSEHLRGQAARVLGDARFSAAAGALTALLDDQSLRVRMFAAIALGKIGATEAVPALAAMLGENADRDPYLRHAGVMGLLGAAGDEQLDRLATDDSTAVRLATLLVYRREHDPKVARFLADPEPRLVLEAARAINDSPIESATTKLAALDLTPEMPLPLLRRVLNANLKVGGPEAAGQIARIAANGAIPEPIRVEALNILADWANPSGRDRVVGLWRPVPSRSPEAAADAIRPIVAELLEAGTDQIRLASAETVASLNITEAGPALFDLFANTQIGAEARVEAIRAMEAIGDSRLVDVARRSTSDPEALVRTEGLRLLSGLDPDEALPILESVLEQGTMTERQGAFETLGTLESERADHVLASWLDRYLAGEVPGEIQLELIEAAEKRLAEGIRERLAQVEASRPEDDPLAPYRETLLGGDARRGRQIFFERTEAQCLRCHAIDGQGGEVGPVLSDIGARQDRTYILESIVAPDARIAEGFESLVIATTEGQVLTGIVKDDSNDSITLMDADGKTLTLAKAQIEESQRGISAMPVDLLKYLSKRDLRDLVEYLARRTRTEPLVRQGHGR; from the coding sequence ATGCATCAGGTTGCGAGGTCACGGGCCATCGCCCGAGCGCTGGTGATCGGGCTGTTCGTTTCGGTGAGTTGGGCTGGTGCAGGGAGCAGGTTGGCCGTTGCAGGCGACACCGACTCCTTGGAGCAGACCGTCGCTCCCCCCTCGGACGAGCCGACCCGAGCCATCGCCGGATTCCGGATCCCTGATGGTGCCTCGATCCGCCCCTGGGCGGCTGAGCCGTTGCTGGCCAACCCGGTGGCCTTTGCGGTGGATGACCAGGGACGGGTGTACGTCGCCGAGACCTTCCGCCTCCATGAGGGGGTGACCGACAACCGCAGTCATATGTACTGGCTCGACGACGATCTGGCCCTGACGACCGTCGAAGGCCGCGTGGCGATGTACCGCAAACACTTCGACGAGGCGACCTTCCAGAGCTACGGCGTCGCCACCGATCGGCTTCGTCTGGTCGTCGATTCCGACGGCGACGGCGTGGCCGACACCTCGACCGTGTTCGCCGACGGATTTGACGACGTGGCCGCGGGCATCGGCGCGGGGGTGATCGCCCGAGACGGCGACGTCTGGTACACTTGCATCCCCGACCTCTGGAAGCTCCGCGACACGACAGGCGATGGAGTTGCCGATGTCCGCGAATCACTCCACACGGGTTACGGCGTCCACGTCGCCTTCCTCGGCCACGACCTGCACGGCCTGGTCTTCGGACCGGACGGGAAGCTCTACTTCTCGATCGGCGACCGAGGCCTGAACGTCGAAACGAAGGAAGGCACACGGCTCGAACTGCCACATACTGGGGCCGTCCTGCGATGTGATCCGGACGGCTCCAACCTGGAGATCTTCGCGACCGGCCTGCGCAACCCGCAGGAGCTGGCCTTCGACCGTTTCGGCAATCTGTTCACCGTGGACAACAACAGCGATGGCGGCGACCAGGCCCGACTGATCGACATCGTCGAAGGCGGTGACAGCGGCTGGCACATGGGCTGGCAATACCTCACCGAGCCGGTCGCCCGCGGCCCCTGGAACTCGGAGAATCTTTGGAAGCCCCAGTCGGAGGGAAACGACGCAGCCTACCTCCTTCCCCCCCTTGCAAATTTCAGCGACGGTCCTTCGGGGCTCGCCTTCAACCCCGGAGTCGCCGGCCTTCCAGGACGCTACGACGACCACTTCTTCCTGGCCGATTTCCGCGGGACTCCCGGCAACAGCGGTGTTCGATCGTTTGCGGTCGAAGCCAACGGCGCGAGCTTCAAACCCGTTGATCAGCACCAGTTCCTCTGGTCGATTCTTGCCACCGACGTCGATTTCCCGCCTTCGGGAGGTATGTACGTTAGTGACTGGATCGAAGGCTGGGGCCAGCCTGGAAAAGGGCGGATTTACCATCTGACCTTTGACGACGCGGACGAGGCGGTGACTGCTGCGGTCGCTTCATTGCTGACCGATGGGTTTGACGGGCGAGCGACGGACGAGTTGATCGCCTTGCTCGGCCATTCCGATCAGCGTGTCCGGCAGCGGGCGCAATTCGCCTTGGCGAGCCGAGGGACCGACGTGATCAAGGCGCTTGAGATCCCCGCCGTCTCCGGAGACGAGATGACCCGGTTACATGCCGTCTGGGCACTCGGGCAGCTTGGCTGGAAGTCACCCTCGGCGCTAACTGTGGTCGCCGGTCGCTTGGAGGATCATTCCGAGCACCTCCGAGGGCAGGCGGCCCGAGTGCTGGGCGACGCCCGGTTCTCGGCCGCCGCCGGCGCGCTGACCGCCCTTCTTGACGACCAATCGCTCCGCGTGCGAATGTTCGCCGCGATTGCCCTGGGCAAGATCGGAGCAACCGAGGCGGTCCCGGCCCTCGCCGCGATGCTTGGAGAGAATGCCGACCGCGACCCGTATCTCCGCCACGCCGGTGTCATGGGCCTCCTCGGCGCCGCGGGGGATGAGCAACTCGATCGCCTGGCAACGGACGATTCGACCGCCGTCCGGCTAGCGACCTTGCTGGTCTACCGTCGCGAGCACGACCCGAAGGTCGCCCGGTTCCTCGCTGACCCTGAGCCCCGGCTCGTCCTGGAGGCGGCCCGAGCGATCAACGATTCCCCAATCGAGAGCGCGACGACAAAGCTGGCAGCCCTGGATTTGACCCCCGAGATGCCTTTGCCGTTGCTTCGACGGGTCCTGAACGCGAACCTGAAGGTCGGCGGGCCAGAGGCGGCCGGGCAGATCGCCCGGATCGCGGCGAACGGCGCGATTCCGGAGCCGATCCGCGTCGAAGCGCTGAACATCCTGGCCGACTGGGCCAATCCGAGCGGACGCGACCGAGTCGTTGGTCTCTGGCGTCCTGTGCCGAGCCGATCGCCAGAAGCGGCGGCCGATGCGATCCGGCCGATTGTAGCGGAATTGCTTGAGGCGGGGACGGATCAGATCCGGTTGGCTTCTGCCGAAACAGTTGCCTCGCTCAACATCACGGAGGCGGGGCCGGCGCTGTTCGATCTGTTTGCGAACACTCAGATCGGAGCCGAGGCCCGAGTCGAGGCGATCCGAGCCATGGAAGCGATTGGCGATTCGCGGCTTGTCGACGTTGCCCGCCGATCGACGAGCGATCCCGAAGCCCTGGTGCGCACCGAAGGCTTGCGGTTGCTCTCGGGCCTGGACCCCGACGAAGCGCTCCCGATCCTGGAGTCGGTGTTGGAGCAAGGGACGATGACGGAGCGTCAGGGGGCCTTCGAGACACTCGGCACCCTGGAATCGGAACGGGCCGATCACGTGCTCGCCTCCTGGCTTGACCGCTACTTGGCTGGAGAGGTCCCCGGTGAGATCCAGCTTGAGTTGATCGAGGCGGCCGAAAAGCGATTGGCCGAAGGTATCCGGGAGCGGCTTGCCCAGGTTGAAGCCTCGCGACCGGAGGACGATCCCCTGGCACCCTATCGCGAGACGCTGCTCGGGGGGGATGCTCGGCGAGGCCGTCAGATTTTCTTCGAGCGAACCGAGGCTCAGTGTCTGCGATGCCACGCGATCGACGGGCAGGGGGGAGAGGTCGGTCCTGTGCTCTCGGACATCGGGGCCAGGCAGGATCGCACCTACATCCTCGAATCGATCGTTGCCCCGGACGCTCGCATTGCCGAGGGGTTCGAATCGTTGGTGATTGCGACAACCGAAGGTCAGGTTCTGACCGGAATTGTCAAGGACGATTCGAATGATTCCATTACCTTGATGGATGCCGACGGTAAGACACTGACTCTTGCCAAGGCGCAGATCGAGGAGAGTCAACGCGGAATTTCCGCGATGCCGGTTGACCTGCTCAAGTATCTCTCGAAACGAGATCTCCGCGATCTGGTCGAGTACCTCGCCCGTCGTACCCGGACGGAACCGCTTGTCCGCCAGGGCCACGGTCGTTAG
- a CDS encoding carbonic anhydrase, giving the protein MHRLIDGLHRFRESVFPDRKAFFETLASGQDPDFLFITCCDSRVQPEVVLQANPGDLFILRNIGNLVPPHGADNSVEAAVEYSIRVLGVKHIIVCGHSHCGAMEAVLNPEHLSTLPSVARWLQYADSTRQIIQENYGDLEGEAKLDAAIEINVLVQLEHLMTLPSVAPRLMRGEVNLHGWVYRFETGELSAYDPEANHFVEVEKAHLPSIRPVHSTPASPR; this is encoded by the coding sequence ATGCACAGGTTGATTGACGGATTGCATCGTTTCCGAGAAAGTGTCTTTCCCGATCGGAAAGCGTTCTTCGAAACGCTGGCAAGTGGGCAAGATCCGGACTTTCTGTTCATCACCTGCTGTGACTCTCGCGTGCAGCCCGAGGTGGTGTTGCAGGCCAATCCGGGGGATCTGTTCATTCTTCGGAATATCGGCAATCTTGTGCCGCCTCACGGCGCGGACAACAGTGTTGAGGCGGCGGTCGAGTACTCAATCCGGGTGCTCGGCGTCAAACACATCATTGTTTGCGGCCATTCCCATTGCGGAGCCATGGAAGCTGTCTTGAATCCGGAGCACCTTTCCACATTACCTTCGGTGGCCCGGTGGCTTCAGTACGCCGATTCGACCCGGCAGATCATCCAGGAAAATTACGGTGACCTGGAAGGTGAGGCGAAACTGGACGCTGCGATCGAGATCAATGTCTTGGTGCAACTCGAACATTTGATGACACTTCCCAGCGTAGCCCCTCGCCTGATGCGCGGCGAGGTGAACTTGCATGGATGGGTCTATCGGTTCGAGACGGGCGAACTCTCGGCCTACGACCCGGAAGCGAATCACTTCGTCGAGGTCGAGAAGGCTCATCTTCCTTCCATCCGCCCCGTCCACTCGACACCCGCCTCACCCAGATGA